From the Pseudomonas syringae KCTC 12500 genome, the window TGTAGCTCTGGATCATGGTGCCCATGCCGCCATCAAGGATCAGGATCCTCTGTTTCAGAGCAGTGAGAAAAGCTTGATGGCGGGCGCTGCGGTCAGACATGGGGGCTACCTTGAGAAGGTCGATTCTTTAAAGAACGGGATGATAGCAAACCGGAGCGGTTTTAGTGTTGTTGCGCCTTTTGCATGAAAATCATTCATGTTGGAGGCGAGGGTGCTCTTACAGGATGTGCCATTTTAATATCAGAGCCCACGGCATATGCAGCACCGTTTGTTGGCAAGCGTCGCCTTGCTTTTTATCTGCTGTGCTGCTGAGGCTCAGACCCCTATACCCCCCCCGTCTCGACGGCAGCTTTGCTCAGGCAGAGCAGGCATCCGTCGTACTCATCCGCTGTTCTGGAGCTACTTCCACGATCTGAATCGCTACGTTCAGGAAACTAAACCCCGCGAAGCGGGTGTGCTGGACATGAATCGCTACGAGAACCTCTGAAAAACGGGGGCTTCACGCCGCAGGCCCTTGTGCAACATGGCCTGCGGCCATCTTTACTTCCTGAACGAAATGTATCTTGCGCGATCTTTTTTTCAAAAAGGTGGTCCGAAATGGTGCGCGTCATAGGCCGGTTTATTCAGCGGCCCATGATTGAAAGTCAGGAAGTAGAGGTTTTTCGTGATGTTGATTTCAGTTCAGGCCCTACGGGCGTTCGCAGCGTGGGTCGTGGTGTGTCATCACTTCATGCAGATTTTTTTCGACTTCAAAGCCAGTGGCCCGGTGGGGCAGTTCTTTGTGTCAAAGGGCGCGGTCGGCGTTGATATCTTCTTCGTCATCAGCGGTCTGGTGATCTTTTTGTCTACGCAGAACAGCGACATGCCGGCACGGCGCTTCATTCTGCATCGCCTGATTCGCATCGTTCCGGCCTACTGGCTATACACCGCCGCCATGGCGTTGTTGCTGCTGATTGCAGCGCCGATGCTCCCGCACCAAGTCATCGGCTGGCAGAATTTTCTCTTGTCACTGGTGTTCATTCCTTCCGAAAACCCCGGTGGTTACGGTCTCTACCCGACGCTCAACGTTGGCTGGACGCTCAACTATGAGATGTTCTTCTACCTGCTGTTTTCGATGGTATTTCTCTTCAAGCAGCGCCACCGGCCGTTGATCATTGCCGCAGCGCTGTTTGCGGTCAGTGAGGTTCTGGCTCGCGCCGGGCTGATCAGCCGCTTCTACGGCAACGACATCATTTACGAATTCCTGCTGGGGATCGGTATCGGCATCCTCTACCGCAGGGGCTTGATCAAACAGGCGCTATGGCTGCCGCTGGCAGGCATTGCGGTGGGGCTGTATGCAATCAATAACCTGACCAACGAGCAGCGTCTGCTCAACTGGGGCCTGCCGAGTGCCTTGATCGTGCTGTCCTGTATCTCGCTGGAACCGTATTTTCAGGGCAATCGTCTGCTCAAGGTGCTGGGTGACTGCTCGTATTCGGTGTACCTGCTGCACGTTCTGGTGCTGTACGGTGGCTTGCTGATGGCGCAGCGCTTTGGTCTCAATCCCTATGTGGTCTTCGCCTTCTGCGTGCCGATCATCGCCATCGGTGCCTGGGTCAGTTATGAGTGGGTCGAGAAGGGCCTCTACCGCCGGATGAAAGCCTGGCTGGATGCGCGCAGGGCGGTCAGTCAGGCGCAAGCGTTAACCTGACAAAAATACTGGGACTTTGTGTGAAGCGGCCGATTGGCGTAAACTGCACGCACGTCTGCGAGGAATTTTCATGACCGCTATCACTATTACCGATGCCGCCCACGATTATCTGGCCGATCTGCTGGAAAAGCAGAATGCCCCGGGCATAGGCATCCGCGTATTTATCACCCAGCCCGGCACTCAGTATGCCGAAACCTGCATTGCCTACTGCAAGCCGGGTGAAGAGAAACCGGAAGACAAGGCCATCGGCCTGAAGAGCTTCACGGCCTGGATCGACGGCTTCAGCGAGGCCTTTCTGGACGATGCAGTGGTCGACTACGCCACCGACCGGATGGGCGGCCAGCTGACCATCAAGGCACCGAACGCCAAAGTGCCGATGGTCAATGCCGACAGCCCGATCAACGAGCGCATCAATTACTACCTGCAAACCGAGATCAATCCTGGCCTCGCTAGCCATGGCGGTCAGGTCACGCTGATCGATGTGGTCGAGGAAGAGGCGAAGAACATCGCCGTCCTGCAGTTCGGTGGCGGTTGCCAGGGCTGTGGTCAGGCAGATGTCACGCTGAAGGAAGGTATCGAGCGCACGCTGCTTGAGCGTATTCCCGAGTTGTCGGGCGTTCGCGATGTTACCGACCATACGCAGAAAGAAAACGCCTACTACTAAGCGTCTCTGCGCTGCACAGAAATTGCTGCACGAAAACGCCCTGACTGTTCAGGGCGTTTTCATGTGCGGCGGTTGACGAGCGTCAGTCCAGCTCCACCAGTATCGCGCCTTCGTTGACCATCTCGCCCTCATGGCAGTAAAGCGCGGTAATCACCCCGAAGCTGGCGGCGCGGATGCTGTGTTCCATCTTCATGGCTTCCAGCACCACCAGTTGAGCGCCAGGTTCGACAGCCTGACCCACTTCAACCAATACCCGTACGATGCTGCCATTCATCGGTGCTGTCAGCCCACCATGTTGACCCTCACCGACGTCTGCCTGAGCGATGGCGTCAAGCCGGGTGACGGTATGCACCTCGCCTTGCCATTCGAGATACAGCGTGTTGCCGCGTCGTATCGCCATGTGCCGCTGACGGACACCGTTGTGCTCGACCTGTAGATGCTCACCACTCAGAGTGAATAACGACGGGCTGCTGTGGCGCAGGCAGATGTTTCGGGTCTGACCGCTGCAGCTCAGTCGCACATCCGTCTGCGCGGGCAGCCCGGCGCGAAAGCCGCTGCTGACTACCCAGGGCGAATATGGATCGGCTTGATCGATGCGTGCCGGTTCGCTCTGGCTGAAGGCCTCGGCGGCGGCCTGCCAGAATGTCTCGTCCGGCTCGTCGGTTTGCGGCAGCAGTTGCGTCTGATGGCGGGGAATGAAGCCGGTATCAAGCTGCGCCGCGGCGAACGCTGGATGCGCGATGATTCGACGCAGGAAGGCCAGGTTGGTCCTGACTCCGCCCACTGCAAATTCATCGAGCATGGCCAGCAGGCGCAGACGGGCCTGCTCGCGGTCTTCGCCCCAGGCAATCAGCTTGCCGAGCATCGGGTCGTAGAAGGGCGAGATGCTGTCGCCTTCGGCAACGCCGCTGTCCACCCGCCTGCCGGGGCCGGGCGCAGGCTCTCTGTAGAGCTCCAGCGTGCCGGTGGCCGGGAGAAAGTCGTTGGCCGGGTCTTCGGCATACAGACGGACTTCGATGGCATGGCCGGTCAGGGGCACCTGATCCTGGGTGATGGGCAGCGATTCGCCTCTGGCGACACGGATCTGCCATTCCACCAGGTCCAGCCCGGTGATGTACTCGGTGACCGGGTGCTCTACCTGCAGACGGGTATTCATTTCCATGAAGAAAAACTCGCCGCGTGCGTCCAGCAGGAACTCCACCGTACCCGCACCCACGTAGCCGATGGCTTGTGCGGCTTTCACCGCAGCTTCGCCCATGGCTTTACGCAATGAAGCCGTCAGGCCGGGCGCCGGTGCTTCCTCGACGACCTTCTGGTGTCGGCGCTGAATGGAGCAATCGCGCTCATTGAGGTACAGGCAGTGGCCATGCCGGTCGGCAAACACCTGGATTTCGACGTGGCGCGGGGCGAGCACGTATTTCTCCACCAGCATTCTCGCATCGCCGAACGAGGACAGCGCCTCGCGTTGCGCTGAAGCTAGCGCTTCGGCCAGTTCGCCCGTGTGCTCGACCACTTTCATGCCTTTGCCGCCGCCGCCCGCGGTGGCTTTCAACAGCACCGGGTAGCCGATGCGCTCGGCCGCGGCACGGAACGTCTCGATGTCCTGTGCTTCACCGTGATAGCCAGGCACCAAAGGCACGCCTGCCTGCTCCATCAAGGCCTTGGCGGCGGATTTGCTGCCCATGGCATCGATGGCCGAGGCGGGAGGACCGAGGAAAATCAGCCCGGCGTTTTCGATGGCACGCGCAAAATCGGCATTTTCAGACAGAAATCCGTAGCCGGGATGGATCGCGTGCGCGCCACTCGCCCTGGCGGCTTCGATAAGCCTGTCGATCGCCAGATAACTGTCTGCGGCCTTGCTGCCGCCAAGGTCCACACAGAGATCGGCCTCGCGGCTATGGCGTGCGTCACGGTCGATGGCGCTGTGCACGGCGACCGTGGTAAGGCCCATGTTTTTCGCCGTGCGCATGATGCGGCAGGCAATCTCGCCGCGGTTGGCAATCAACAGCGTGGTCAGCTCGGGCGTGCTCATGATTGCGAGTCCTTCTGCGGTTCGTGCCGGGCTGCCGAGACTGTTGTAACGGGATCGCCAGGCGGCTGATCCTTGACGGGCTGCCAGCCGGGCGTGCGTTTCTGCAGAAAGGCGCGCAGGCCTTCCTGCCCTTCGGCACTGGTACGGATGCGCGCGATGGCGCTTTCGCAGTAGCGGCGTAGCGAAGGGGTCAGCTCGCCGTTGCCAACCTCGCGCAACAGCTCCTTGCTGACGCGCATGGCTTGCGGGCTGTTGAGCAGCAGGTTGTCGACCCAGTGCTGCGTTTGGTCTTGCAGCTCTGCAGCGGGGTAGCACTCGGCGACCAGACCGATCTGCTGCGCCCGCTGGCCATCGAAGCGCTCGGCCGTCAGGGTGTAGCGTCGCGTGGCGCGTTCGCCGATGGCCTTTACCACGAATGGGCTGATGACCGCTGGCGCCAGGCCGATGCGCACTTCTGACAGGCAGAACTGCGCATCCGCCGCTGCAATGGCCATGTCACAGCAACTGATCAGGCCCAACGCGCCGCCGAATGCTGCGCCCTGGACCACGGCGAGCGTCGGGATTTTTAGCTTGGCGAGGTTGTACATCAGCTCCGCCAGTTCGCGGGCGTCGTCCAGATTGGTGTTGTAATCCAGGTCTGCTGCCTGCTGCATCCACGCAAGGTCGGCACCGGCACTGAAATGCCGGCCACGGCCGCGCAACAGCAGAAAGCGCAGGCTGGCATCGCCTTGTACCTGGTCCAGCGCGATAATCAGCTCGCGGATCATCTGCGCGTTGAAGGCGTTGTTCTTGTCCGGTCGATTCAGCCACAGCGTGGCAAAGCCACGTGGGTCGTTGATCAGCTCTATGGTTGCGAATGAGGTCGAAGTCATGATCATTTCCCGGCTCACATTCGGAACAGGCCGAAGGTGGTAGGTTCGATGGGCGCGTTGAGCGAGGCGGAGAGGGCAAGCGCGAGAATGTCGCGGGTTTGTGCCGGGTCGATGACCCCGTCGTCCCACAGGCGCGCGCTGGAGTAGTAAGGATGGCCCTGATGCTCGTACTGATCGAGAATCGGCTGTTTCAGCTCTGCCTGCTGTTCGGCGCTGAACGCCTGGCCGGCCCGTTCGGCCTGCTCGCATTTGACCTGCACCAGCACGCCGGCCGCCTGCTCGCCGCCCAT encodes:
- a CDS encoding acyltransferase family protein, which encodes MLISVQALRAFAAWVVVCHHFMQIFFDFKASGPVGQFFVSKGAVGVDIFFVISGLVIFLSTQNSDMPARRFILHRLIRIVPAYWLYTAAMALLLLIAAPMLPHQVIGWQNFLLSLVFIPSENPGGYGLYPTLNVGWTLNYEMFFYLLFSMVFLFKQRHRPLIIAAALFAVSEVLARAGLISRFYGNDIIYEFLLGIGIGILYRRGLIKQALWLPLAGIAVGLYAINNLTNEQRLLNWGLPSALIVLSCISLEPYFQGNRLLKVLGDCSYSVYLLHVLVLYGGLLMAQRFGLNPYVVFAFCVPIIAIGAWVSYEWVEKGLYRRMKAWLDARRAVSQAQALT
- the nfuA gene encoding Fe-S biogenesis protein NfuA, with the protein product MTAITITDAAHDYLADLLEKQNAPGIGIRVFITQPGTQYAETCIAYCKPGEEKPEDKAIGLKSFTAWIDGFSEAFLDDAVVDYATDRMGGQLTIKAPNAKVPMVNADSPINERINYYLQTEINPGLASHGGQVTLIDVVEEEAKNIAVLQFGGGCQGCGQADVTLKEGIERTLLERIPELSGVRDVTDHTQKENAYY
- a CDS encoding acetyl/propionyl/methylcrotonyl-CoA carboxylase subunit alpha produces the protein MSTPELTTLLIANRGEIACRIMRTAKNMGLTTVAVHSAIDRDARHSREADLCVDLGGSKAADSYLAIDRLIEAARASGAHAIHPGYGFLSENADFARAIENAGLIFLGPPASAIDAMGSKSAAKALMEQAGVPLVPGYHGEAQDIETFRAAAERIGYPVLLKATAGGGGKGMKVVEHTGELAEALASAQREALSSFGDARMLVEKYVLAPRHVEIQVFADRHGHCLYLNERDCSIQRRHQKVVEEAPAPGLTASLRKAMGEAAVKAAQAIGYVGAGTVEFLLDARGEFFFMEMNTRLQVEHPVTEYITGLDLVEWQIRVARGESLPITQDQVPLTGHAIEVRLYAEDPANDFLPATGTLELYREPAPGPGRRVDSGVAEGDSISPFYDPMLGKLIAWGEDREQARLRLLAMLDEFAVGGVRTNLAFLRRIIAHPAFAAAQLDTGFIPRHQTQLLPQTDEPDETFWQAAAEAFSQSEPARIDQADPYSPWVVSSGFRAGLPAQTDVRLSCSGQTRNICLRHSSPSLFTLSGEHLQVEHNGVRQRHMAIRRGNTLYLEWQGEVHTVTRLDAIAQADVGEGQHGGLTAPMNGSIVRVLVEVGQAVEPGAQLVVLEAMKMEHSIRAASFGVITALYCHEGEMVNEGAILVELD
- a CDS encoding gamma-carboxygeranoyl-CoA hydratase produces the protein MTSTSFATIELINDPRGFATLWLNRPDKNNAFNAQMIRELIIALDQVQGDASLRFLLLRGRGRHFSAGADLAWMQQAADLDYNTNLDDARELAELMYNLAKLKIPTLAVVQGAAFGGALGLISCCDMAIAAADAQFCLSEVRIGLAPAVISPFVVKAIGERATRRYTLTAERFDGQRAQQIGLVAECYPAAELQDQTQHWVDNLLLNSPQAMRVSKELLREVGNGELTPSLRRYCESAIARIRTSAEGQEGLRAFLQKRTPGWQPVKDQPPGDPVTTVSAARHEPQKDSQS